In Malania oleifera isolate guangnan ecotype guangnan chromosome 8, ASM2987363v1, whole genome shotgun sequence, a single window of DNA contains:
- the LOC131162741 gene encoding uncharacterized protein LOC131162741, whose product MDLDLALRIDSSPPITNKTTSDEKRDFKRWEKLNRMCMMIMKRAIPEAFRGTMLDKITTTKDFLADIEKRFVKNEKSKISTLLTSLISMRYKDNGNIREYILELFHLTSKLKALKLELSEDLLVHLVLLSLPAQFSQFKGCLNCRKPNDAERYFYVGDGKTVQVEAI is encoded by the exons ATGGATCTTGACCTTGCGTTAAGGATTGATTCTTCCCCACCTATTACGAACAAAACTACCTCTGATGAGAAAAGGGACTTTAAAAGGTGGGAGAAATTAAATCGCATGTGTATGATGATCATGAAGAGAGCCATTCCAGAAGCATTTAGGGGCACTATGTTAGATAAAATAACTACAACTAAAGATTTTCTTGCCGATATTGAAAAGAGGTTTGTCAAGAATGAAAAGTCTAAAATTAGTACACTCTTGACAAGCCTAATTTCAATGAGGTATAAGGATAACGGTAACATTAGGGAGTACATTTTAGAGCTATTTCATCTTACTTCTAAGTTGAAAGCACTTAAACTTGAACTCTCTGAGGACTTGTTAGTGCATTTGGTATTATTATCCCTTCCGGCACAGTTTAGCCAGTTTAAG GGTTGCCTGAATTGCCGAAAGCCAAATGATGCTGAAAGATACTTCTATGTGGGAGATGGAAAGACAGTTCAAGTTGAGGCAATATGA